One genomic segment of Kribbella jejuensis includes these proteins:
- a CDS encoding DUF6504 family protein encodes MWEFDDAVEVHSVNVDGVLTPDQFLWRGRLWRVRAVRSQWTETAAWWERGVIGTGRTYDSLARIDATTVAEVCSAARTPAATGVLDAEWGPERSVFRVEAGCGRFGQQEMFDLAHDPDSGRWQLERVTDR; translated from the coding sequence ATGTGGGAGTTCGACGACGCCGTCGAGGTGCACTCGGTGAACGTTGACGGTGTGCTGACCCCCGACCAGTTCCTCTGGCGCGGCCGGTTGTGGCGGGTGCGCGCGGTCAGGTCGCAGTGGACCGAGACCGCCGCCTGGTGGGAGCGCGGCGTGATCGGCACCGGCCGGACGTACGACTCGCTCGCCCGGATCGACGCGACCACCGTCGCCGAGGTCTGCTCGGCGGCCCGGACGCCCGCCGCCACCGGCGTGCTGGACGCGGAATGGGGACCGGAGCGTTCGGTGTTCCGGGTGGAAGCCGGCTGCGGCCGGTTCGGGCAGCAGGAGATGTTCGATCTCGCCCACGACCCGGATTCGGGGCGTTGGCAACTGGAGAGGGTGACCGACCGATGA
- a CDS encoding DUF4126 domain-containing protein, producing the protein MEALPLAVTTGWASGVNAYACVLILGLLGRFAGAGDVPHALTTTPVLIAAGVLFAFEFVADKIPYVDSAWDAISTVIRPTIGAIIAAMLSGQASTLHQAVVATVGGLVALLSHTVKASLRLAINTSPEPVTNIAASSGEDVAVAGVVSLAAFHPEAALIIAGSLLIVGLIAVYFAFRFIRRGYLRFKAWREKRGNR; encoded by the coding sequence ATGGAAGCGCTGCCGCTGGCGGTGACGACCGGCTGGGCGAGTGGTGTGAACGCCTACGCCTGCGTGCTGATCCTCGGCCTGCTCGGCCGGTTCGCCGGCGCCGGCGACGTACCGCACGCACTCACCACGACGCCGGTACTGATCGCGGCCGGCGTGCTGTTCGCGTTCGAGTTCGTCGCCGACAAGATCCCGTACGTCGACTCCGCGTGGGACGCGATCTCGACGGTGATCCGGCCGACCATCGGGGCGATCATCGCCGCGATGCTGTCCGGTCAGGCGAGCACCCTGCACCAGGCGGTGGTGGCGACGGTCGGCGGTCTGGTGGCGCTGCTCTCACACACCGTGAAGGCGAGTCTGCGGCTCGCGATCAACACCTCCCCCGAGCCGGTCACGAACATCGCGGCCTCGTCGGGAGAGGATGTGGCGGTCGCCGGTGTGGTGTCGCTGGCCGCGTTCCATCCGGAGGCGGCACTGATCATCGCGGGCAGCCTGCTGATCGTCGGCCTGATCGCGGTCTACTTCGCCTTCAGGTTCATCCGGCGCGGGTATCTCAGGTTCAAGGCGTGGCGAGAGAAACGTGGGAACAGGTAG
- a CDS encoding phytoene desaturase family protein, protein MADVIVVGAGLAGLASAVRLAKLGHQVTICERDEHLGGVLGRVEADGFTWDAGAASTTLPAALRDLFRKSGRPIESLVQLEPVTEPRRHMFSDGSVLDLPISDRGSQEEAWTDLAGAPVAEQWTKLVDGFGDTWQLLRKTSLEPPLEPKLPLKTIRALKPWQSLEKVAQRQLTDERARAVLRYYAAQGGSEAGLTPGYVGVWSYLERTFGRWTIPGGFGALADALVQRASERKITIRTSAEVVAVTTAGGAVSGVRLSDGEAIPADIVVSDIDPRVLYESMVDDPAAKKVRKRILSTHQAQAAYVVHLGLKEPVPTLPFETVLHGTPTVVVRTGGTAPAGHQAWSVLVHGYPTDDVLDLLVARGLPVRDKVVSRQTSPSWWAGVAWEGYKTARRRASNVSPVKGLYCVGAGAHPGSGVPATTLGAAIVADAIGKA, encoded by the coding sequence GTGGCTGATGTGATTGTCGTCGGGGCCGGTCTGGCCGGTCTCGCGAGTGCTGTGCGGCTGGCGAAGCTCGGCCACCAGGTGACCATCTGCGAACGCGACGAGCACCTTGGCGGTGTCCTGGGCCGCGTAGAAGCCGATGGCTTCACCTGGGATGCAGGAGCTGCCAGTACGACGCTCCCCGCCGCGCTGCGCGACCTGTTCCGCAAGAGCGGCCGGCCGATCGAGAGCCTCGTCCAACTGGAGCCCGTGACCGAGCCGCGTCGCCACATGTTCTCCGACGGCTCCGTCCTCGACCTGCCGATCAGTGACCGTGGCTCGCAGGAGGAGGCCTGGACGGACCTCGCAGGCGCACCTGTGGCCGAGCAGTGGACCAAGCTGGTCGACGGGTTCGGCGACACGTGGCAACTGCTCCGCAAGACGTCGCTGGAACCACCTCTCGAGCCCAAACTGCCGCTCAAGACCATCCGCGCCCTGAAGCCCTGGCAGTCGCTGGAGAAGGTTGCACAGCGCCAACTGACCGACGAGCGCGCACGGGCAGTGCTCCGGTACTACGCAGCGCAGGGCGGTTCCGAGGCGGGGCTCACACCGGGCTATGTCGGTGTCTGGTCCTACTTGGAGCGCACGTTCGGCCGCTGGACGATCCCGGGTGGGTTCGGTGCCCTGGCCGACGCGCTGGTGCAGCGTGCGAGCGAGCGGAAGATCACCATCCGTACCAGCGCCGAGGTGGTCGCCGTGACGACAGCCGGCGGCGCAGTGAGCGGCGTACGGCTGTCGGACGGCGAGGCGATCCCTGCCGACATCGTGGTGAGTGACATCGATCCACGGGTGCTCTACGAGTCCATGGTCGACGACCCCGCCGCCAAAAAGGTGCGCAAGCGGATCCTGTCGACGCACCAGGCACAGGCTGCGTACGTCGTACACCTGGGCCTGAAGGAGCCGGTACCGACGCTTCCGTTCGAGACTGTGCTGCACGGCACCCCGACGGTCGTCGTACGGACAGGTGGTACAGCGCCCGCTGGTCACCAAGCGTGGTCCGTGCTGGTCCACGGCTACCCGACAGACGACGTACTGGACCTCTTGGTCGCCCGCGGTCTGCCCGTGCGCGACAAGGTGGTGTCCAGGCAGACGTCACCGTCCTGGTGGGCCGGGGTGGCCTGGGAGGGATACAAGACGGCCCGTCGGCGGGCGTCGAACGTGTCCCCGGTGAAGGGCCTGTACTGCGTCGGCGCGGGCGCTCATCCGGGTTCCGGGGTGCCCGCGACCACCCTCGGCGCGGCCATCGTCGCGGACGCGATCGGGAAGGCCTGA
- a CDS encoding SAV_6107 family HEPN domain-containing protein, translating into MTVSPVSPAAAGAASRELFRARAALAEATETNDHLIRYSSAHVAALRVAAAVLAVRARPVRSGSRRRVQRNAWVLLAEVAPEFGEWATFFAAGAAQRAAAEAGLERAVSTREADDLVRAVETFYTQVEASLRLSTSPVLTATTDPQSVLTQSWMQAS; encoded by the coding sequence ATGACAGTTTCACCGGTGTCGCCGGCTGCGGCCGGCGCGGCCAGCCGCGAGCTGTTCCGTGCCCGGGCCGCGCTGGCCGAGGCAACCGAGACCAACGACCACCTGATCCGCTACTCGAGCGCGCATGTCGCGGCGCTCCGGGTCGCGGCCGCGGTGCTGGCCGTCCGCGCCCGCCCGGTCCGCTCGGGCAGCCGGCGGCGGGTCCAGCGCAACGCCTGGGTGCTGCTCGCCGAGGTCGCGCCGGAGTTCGGCGAGTGGGCGACCTTCTTCGCCGCCGGTGCCGCGCAGCGCGCCGCCGCCGAGGCCGGCCTGGAGCGTGCCGTCAGCACCCGCGAGGCCGACGACCTGGTCCGCGCGGTCGAGACGTTCTACACCCAGGTCGAAGCGAGCCTGCGGTTGTCCACCAGCCCGGTGCTGACCGCGACCACCGACCCGCAGTCCGTTCTCACCCAGTCCTGGATGCAAGCCAGCTGA
- a CDS encoding DUF480 domain-containing protein, whose product MSGLPVLDVEEQRVLGSLLEKQLTVPASYPLTANALRTACNQTSNREPVVDYDQGTVERVARGLRDRELVRIVWADTGRRTLKYHQILDEKLELAEDERALITVLLLRGAQAPGELRTRTERLHRFDDRADVEACLQRMAARPEPLVRELERRAGQHDRRWIHLLGPVPEVEAVAAVETVDRDAVIADGAEARDARVRSAYDAVATAYADELLDELDGLPFERWLLDRVVAHADGRPVVEVGSGPGHVTAYLAARDADATGIDVSPEMVAEARRRFPQLNFEVGDLRRLGRPPASSGWSAVLAWYSLIHLAASELPGTIAALTRPLDPGGWLVLAVHAGDEVRHVEEFLGHEVSLDYVLHNPAQLVQLLESAGLTDIEWYLRGPLASHAETTNRLYVVGHK is encoded by the coding sequence GTGAGCGGACTTCCGGTATTGGATGTCGAGGAGCAGCGGGTTCTGGGGAGCTTGCTGGAGAAGCAGTTGACCGTGCCGGCGTCGTACCCGTTGACGGCGAACGCGTTGCGGACCGCCTGCAACCAGACCAGCAACCGTGAGCCGGTCGTGGACTACGACCAGGGCACGGTCGAGCGGGTCGCGCGCGGACTCCGCGATCGCGAGCTGGTGCGGATCGTCTGGGCGGACACGGGTCGCCGGACGCTGAAGTACCACCAGATCCTCGACGAGAAGCTCGAGCTCGCCGAGGACGAGCGGGCGTTGATCACCGTCCTGCTGCTGCGCGGGGCTCAGGCGCCGGGGGAGTTGCGGACGCGGACCGAGCGCCTGCACCGGTTCGACGACCGGGCCGACGTGGAGGCGTGCCTGCAGCGGATGGCCGCCCGCCCCGAGCCGCTGGTGCGTGAGCTCGAACGCCGGGCGGGGCAGCACGACCGGCGGTGGATCCACCTACTCGGCCCGGTGCCGGAGGTCGAGGCCGTCGCGGCGGTTGAGACGGTCGACCGCGACGCGGTGATCGCCGACGGGGCCGAGGCGCGTGACGCCCGGGTGCGTTCGGCGTACGACGCGGTCGCGACGGCGTACGCGGACGAGCTGCTCGACGAGCTCGACGGGCTGCCGTTCGAGCGGTGGCTGCTCGACCGGGTGGTTGCCCACGCGGACGGCCGCCCGGTGGTCGAGGTCGGATCGGGTCCGGGCCATGTGACGGCGTACCTCGCCGCTCGGGACGCGGATGCGACCGGAATCGACGTGTCGCCGGAGATGGTTGCCGAGGCACGCCGGCGGTTCCCCCAGCTGAACTTCGAGGTCGGCGACCTGCGCCGGCTCGGTCGCCCGCCGGCGAGCTCCGGCTGGTCGGCCGTCCTCGCCTGGTACTCGCTGATCCACCTCGCCGCTTCCGAGCTGCCCGGCACGATCGCCGCGCTGACCCGGCCGCTGGACCCTGGCGGCTGGCTCGTCCTCGCCGTCCACGCCGGTGACGAGGTGCGGCACGTCGAGGAGTTCCTCGGCCACGAGGTCAGCCTCGACTACGTGCTGCACAACCCCGCGCAGCTCGTCCAGCTGCTCGAATCCGCCGGCCTGACCGACATCGAGTGGTACCTGCGCGGTCCGCTGGCGTCGCACGCGGAAACCACCAACCGCTTGTACGTCGTCGGGCACAAGTAA
- a CDS encoding SixA phosphatase family protein — MADPSDLLIDRTLVLLRHAKAVPPESRPELADLDRPLADRGRADASAAGRHLVAEGIEPDLVLCSPSKRTRETWKYVADAGVTAKDVWYDKRVYNADTDALLDVIREVPAEARTVVVVGHAPGIPWLADELALDGTSPERVQLTQKYPTGGLAILHLTTHWADLAANDADLVQYVVPRG, encoded by the coding sequence ATGGCTGACCCGTCGGACCTGTTGATCGACCGCACGCTCGTCCTGCTCCGGCACGCGAAGGCGGTGCCGCCGGAGAGCAGGCCGGAGCTGGCGGACCTCGACCGCCCGCTGGCCGATCGCGGCCGCGCGGACGCGAGCGCGGCCGGCCGGCACCTCGTTGCCGAAGGCATCGAACCGGACCTGGTCCTGTGCTCGCCCTCGAAGCGCACCCGCGAGACCTGGAAGTACGTCGCGGACGCGGGCGTCACCGCCAAGGACGTCTGGTACGACAAGCGCGTCTACAACGCCGACACCGACGCACTGCTCGACGTCATCCGCGAGGTACCGGCCGAGGCCCGCACGGTGGTCGTCGTCGGCCACGCGCCCGGCATCCCGTGGCTGGCCGACGAACTCGCCCTCGACGGCACCAGCCCGGAGCGCGTGCAGCTCACCCAGAAGTACCCGACCGGTGGCCTCGCGATCCTGCACCTGACCACGCACTGGGCCGACCTCGCCGCCAACGACGCCGACCTCGTGCAGTACGTCGTACCCCGCGGCTAG
- a CDS encoding N-acetylmuramoyl-L-alanine amidase, whose product MLRRPKILAALAAVALPTAVVGVSLGSPPAQASPPGVVSSASADGTAAYSAAAAKYGVPESVLLAVSYAESRWDDHAGAPSTTGGYGPMHLTGLGASEVADLSGKQKVATAESLQTLKKASDLTGIDQSTLRTDTGANIDGGAAVLASYQKSLGLPVGTSTSPAQWYGAIASYAEAWDKVGAGGFADDVYAIMAKGAARTTNTGQQIVMPALAVTPDKSQLSKLSLPAGVQPSKSDVECPPSLGCEWLPAPYSTFGTDGDYGNHDLANRPKTGKIDYIVIHDTEGTWQGVLNLVQDPTYVSWNYTMRSNDGHVWQHVKAKDVAWHAGNWYVNMHSIGIEHEGFAPQGATWFTESLYRNSAKLVRYLAAKNDIPLDRAHIIGHDQVPGTVPSTVRGMHWDPGPYWDWEHYFDLLGAPIWGHSVLPVKAGSIVTIKPGFEGNVQVVNSCDTPGTPCTPQGTNFVYLRQAPDDNAPLVKDIGLHPDGSNGTTEVSDMGSRAAAGSQYVVAQRQGDWVAVWYLGALGWFKSPASAPDAFAKPGLVVKPKAGLTSVPVYGRAYPEASAYPAGIPYQTVTPLQYSIGAGQAYPVGDLNIETDYYRAVTFDGQPPTDHVQVLGKDKYYEIWFGHRMAYVRAADVDVRPAV is encoded by the coding sequence ATGCTGCGTCGTCCGAAGATTCTTGCCGCACTCGCTGCGGTAGCGCTGCCGACCGCGGTGGTCGGCGTGTCGTTGGGAAGTCCACCGGCCCAGGCCTCGCCGCCCGGCGTCGTCAGTAGCGCGAGCGCCGACGGCACCGCGGCGTACAGCGCGGCGGCCGCGAAGTACGGCGTACCGGAGTCCGTCCTGCTGGCCGTCTCGTACGCCGAGTCGCGCTGGGACGACCACGCCGGCGCGCCGAGCACCACCGGCGGGTACGGCCCGATGCACCTCACCGGTCTGGGTGCCTCCGAGGTGGCCGACCTGTCCGGCAAGCAGAAGGTCGCCACCGCCGAGTCGCTGCAGACGCTGAAGAAGGCGTCCGACCTGACCGGCATCGACCAGTCCACGCTGCGCACCGACACCGGAGCCAACATCGACGGCGGTGCCGCGGTGCTGGCGTCGTACCAGAAGTCGCTCGGCCTGCCGGTCGGTACGAGCACCTCACCGGCCCAGTGGTACGGCGCGATCGCGTCGTACGCCGAGGCCTGGGACAAGGTCGGCGCCGGCGGCTTCGCCGACGACGTCTACGCGATCATGGCCAAGGGCGCCGCCCGAACCACGAACACCGGCCAGCAGATCGTGATGCCGGCGCTCGCGGTCACGCCGGACAAGTCGCAGCTGAGCAAGCTGTCGCTGCCGGCCGGCGTCCAGCCGTCCAAGTCGGACGTGGAGTGCCCGCCGTCGCTCGGCTGCGAGTGGCTGCCGGCGCCGTACTCGACCTTCGGTACCGACGGCGACTACGGCAACCACGACCTCGCGAACCGGCCGAAGACCGGGAAGATCGACTACATCGTCATCCACGACACCGAGGGCACCTGGCAGGGCGTGCTGAACCTGGTGCAGGACCCGACGTACGTCAGCTGGAACTACACGATGCGGTCCAACGACGGCCACGTCTGGCAGCACGTGAAGGCCAAGGACGTCGCCTGGCACGCCGGCAACTGGTACGTGAACATGCACAGCATCGGCATCGAGCACGAGGGCTTCGCGCCGCAGGGTGCCACCTGGTTCACCGAGTCGCTGTACCGCAACTCGGCCAAGCTGGTGCGCTACCTGGCCGCGAAGAACGACATCCCGCTCGACCGCGCCCACATCATCGGCCACGACCAGGTGCCGGGCACGGTCCCGTCCACGGTCCGCGGCATGCACTGGGACCCGGGACCGTACTGGGACTGGGAGCACTACTTCGACCTGCTCGGCGCGCCGATCTGGGGCCACTCCGTGCTGCCGGTGAAGGCCGGTTCGATCGTCACGATCAAGCCTGGCTTCGAGGGCAACGTCCAGGTCGTCAACAGCTGCGACACTCCGGGTACGCCGTGCACCCCGCAGGGCACCAACTTCGTCTACCTGCGCCAGGCGCCGGACGACAACGCACCGCTGGTCAAGGACATCGGCCTGCACCCGGACGGCTCCAACGGTACGACCGAGGTGTCCGACATGGGCTCACGGGCCGCAGCGGGTTCGCAGTACGTCGTCGCCCAGCGCCAGGGAGACTGGGTGGCCGTCTGGTACCTGGGGGCTCTCGGCTGGTTCAAGAGCCCGGCCTCCGCGCCGGACGCGTTCGCCAAGCCCGGCCTGGTCGTGAAGCCGAAGGCCGGTCTCACCTCGGTACCGGTGTACGGAAGGGCCTACCCGGAGGCGTCGGCGTACCCGGCCGGGATCCCGTACCAGACGGTGACGCCGTTGCAGTACTCGATCGGTGCGGGTCAGGCCTACCCAGTCGGTGACCTGAACATCGAGACCGACTACTACCGGGCCGTGACGTTCGACGGGCAGCCGCCGACCGACCACGTCCAGGTGCTCGGCAAGGACAAGTACTACGAGATCTGGTTCGGGCACCGGATGGCCTACGTACGGGCTGCCGACGTGGACGTCCGCCCGGCCGTCTAG
- a CDS encoding YbaK/EbsC family protein, translating into MSSHPNVQKVAAALRAAGATGEIVILDEAVPTAAAAAAELGCEVGAIANSLIFDGDGAPVLILTSGAHRVDTAKVAAELGIGKLKRATPEFVKEHTGQAIGGVAPVGHPGPVPTYVDRALEQYPVIWAAAGIPHSVFPTSYAELLTLTEGSEITVN; encoded by the coding sequence GTGAGCAGTCATCCCAATGTGCAGAAAGTGGCCGCCGCGCTGCGGGCGGCCGGAGCGACCGGCGAGATCGTGATCCTGGACGAGGCGGTGCCGACCGCGGCGGCCGCCGCGGCGGAGCTCGGCTGCGAGGTCGGCGCGATCGCGAACAGCCTGATCTTCGACGGCGACGGCGCCCCGGTGCTGATCCTGACCTCGGGCGCGCACCGCGTGGACACCGCGAAGGTCGCCGCCGAGCTCGGGATCGGGAAGCTGAAGCGGGCCACGCCGGAGTTCGTCAAGGAGCACACCGGTCAGGCGATCGGCGGCGTCGCCCCGGTCGGCCACCCGGGCCCGGTTCCGACGTACGTCGACCGCGCCCTCGAGCAGTACCCGGTGATCTGGGCCGCGGCGGGCATCCCGCATTCGGTCTTCCCGACCAGCTACGCCGAGCTGCTGACGCTGACCGAAGGTTCCGAGATCACGGTGAACTGA
- a CDS encoding nucleotidyltransferase domain-containing protein — MIDEAVQPLLDGFVRSVRSAAPVVAVWLHGSLALGDYQPGRSDLDVIVVVAKPPSSAVADVHRKLIRTDPLAAKLHCSYMAIGRLADPSIRHPTFAHGRYFDRPVTPVTRRELAIGNRTLFGPAPVELLPATTDEELFAFVRRDLREFWLPATRKRRPWYADIWVDLSLLTIARAHVTLATGDLITKRAAFDVLPRLGAPADVVEDIRRRRYTDGVRTGPWWRHTRAGLTRRFVRTAIPRVLSSP, encoded by the coding sequence GTGATCGACGAAGCCGTCCAGCCGTTGCTGGACGGCTTCGTCCGTTCTGTCCGCTCTGCCGCCCCTGTCGTGGCCGTCTGGCTGCACGGCTCGCTCGCGCTGGGGGACTACCAGCCCGGGCGTAGCGACCTGGACGTGATCGTCGTGGTCGCGAAGCCACCCTCGTCGGCCGTTGCCGACGTACACCGGAAGCTGATCCGCACTGACCCGCTGGCGGCCAAGCTGCACTGCTCGTACATGGCGATCGGCCGGTTGGCTGATCCGTCGATCCGGCACCCGACCTTCGCCCACGGGCGGTACTTCGACCGCCCGGTGACGCCGGTGACCCGCCGCGAGCTCGCGATCGGCAACCGGACGCTGTTCGGGCCGGCGCCCGTGGAGTTGCTGCCGGCAACGACCGACGAGGAGCTGTTCGCGTTCGTCCGCCGGGACCTGCGCGAGTTCTGGCTGCCGGCGACCCGCAAACGCAGGCCCTGGTACGCCGACATCTGGGTCGACCTGAGCCTGCTCACGATCGCGCGGGCGCACGTGACGCTGGCGACCGGAGACCTGATCACCAAGCGCGCCGCGTTCGACGTGCTGCCCCGGCTCGGGGCGCCGGCGGACGTCGTCGAGGACATCCGGCGGCGCCGGTACACCGACGGGGTCCGGACCGGGCCGTGGTGGCGGCACACCCGCGCCGGGCTGACCCGGCGCTTCGTGCGGACCGCCATTCCACGGGTGCTCAGTTCACCGTGA
- a CDS encoding HelD family protein, producing the protein MERAELAAEQQHVDRVYGRVEEAARSASRIAVEGHQRGQAQNVGRVREEEQTGLYERDVLVFAAARRIAELDAEHEGLVFGRLDSDRGDDEPPAATAAELDKLYVGRIGVRDAEYEPLVIDWRAPAAEPFYRATPTDRQKVVRRRVLRNKGAKIAGLEDDLLAPERAPEDLPVMGEGALMASLSRARGHTMRDIVATIQAEQDEAIRAPARGVTVIGGGPGTGKTVVALHRAAYLLYSDRRRFERGGVLVVGPSAAFMAYIERVLPSLGENTVSLRAVGELVDGVKATAVDNADVAAIKGSLRMRTVLARAARDRVPNAPTTLRVFIGGATVELDANQLDNVRRNALRRTARNRAAAEARKGLVAALWQRFPEDLRNGPLGDREAFGDRVTDTPAFRTFFSAWWPVLTPESVLRWLGDARRLQRWGRNELTPAEIEALATAIRTTDEFTVADVALLDELGTFLGRPPVVENTDEEFDWLEGLTDGVNEVLTSSERRARAAAAREAEEPEEYAHVLVDEAQDLSPMQWRMVTRRGPQASWTIVGDLAQSSWRDPAEAQAAMDSMLSHLQRHTFRLSTNYRNSAEIYAFAGEVIRQSIPDADLPNAVRSTGVEPEHRIFDAGKVAEAAGDAAAELLQVVEGTVGVIVPPALRGAVDPVLAELGDPRVVAVSPLDSKGLEYDGVVVVEPDRIVSDTLGGVRALYVVLTRATQRLITVNSTTRWLP; encoded by the coding sequence GTGGAGCGCGCTGAGCTGGCGGCTGAGCAACAGCATGTCGACCGGGTCTACGGCCGGGTCGAGGAGGCCGCCCGGTCCGCTTCCCGGATCGCGGTCGAAGGTCACCAGCGTGGCCAGGCGCAGAACGTCGGCCGGGTCCGCGAGGAAGAGCAGACCGGTCTGTACGAGCGGGACGTGCTGGTGTTCGCGGCCGCCCGCCGGATCGCCGAGCTGGACGCGGAGCACGAGGGCCTGGTGTTCGGCCGGCTGGACTCCGACCGGGGCGACGACGAGCCGCCCGCCGCGACCGCGGCTGAGCTCGACAAGCTGTACGTCGGGCGGATCGGGGTCCGCGACGCGGAGTACGAACCGCTCGTGATCGACTGGCGGGCACCCGCGGCGGAGCCGTTCTACCGGGCCACCCCGACCGACCGGCAAAAGGTCGTCCGGCGGCGCGTGCTGCGGAACAAGGGCGCGAAGATCGCCGGCCTCGAGGACGACCTGCTGGCACCGGAGCGGGCGCCGGAGGACCTGCCGGTGATGGGCGAGGGCGCGCTGATGGCATCGCTGTCGCGGGCCCGTGGGCACACGATGCGCGACATCGTCGCCACCATCCAGGCCGAGCAGGACGAGGCGATCCGGGCACCGGCCCGCGGTGTCACCGTGATCGGCGGCGGCCCGGGTACGGGCAAGACCGTGGTCGCGCTGCACCGCGCCGCGTACCTGCTGTACAGCGACCGCCGGCGCTTCGAGCGTGGCGGCGTACTGGTCGTCGGTCCGTCCGCGGCGTTCATGGCGTACATCGAGCGAGTGCTGCCGAGCCTCGGTGAGAACACCGTGTCGCTGCGGGCTGTTGGTGAGCTGGTCGACGGCGTGAAGGCGACCGCGGTCGACAACGCCGACGTTGCCGCGATCAAGGGCTCGCTGCGGATGCGCACCGTGCTCGCGCGCGCGGCCCGTGACCGGGTGCCGAACGCTCCGACCACCCTGCGGGTCTTCATCGGCGGCGCGACCGTCGAGCTGGACGCGAACCAGCTCGACAACGTCCGCCGGAACGCTTTGCGCCGGACAGCTCGCAACCGGGCAGCCGCTGAGGCTCGGAAGGGTCTGGTTGCCGCGCTGTGGCAGCGGTTCCCGGAGGACCTGCGCAACGGTCCACTGGGTGACCGTGAGGCGTTCGGCGACCGCGTGACCGACACCCCGGCGTTCCGGACGTTCTTCAGCGCCTGGTGGCCGGTCCTGACGCCGGAGTCCGTCCTGCGTTGGCTCGGCGACGCGCGCCGCCTGCAGCGCTGGGGTCGCAACGAGCTGACACCCGCCGAGATCGAAGCGCTCGCGACCGCGATCCGTACCACGGACGAGTTCACCGTCGCCGACGTCGCGTTGCTGGACGAGCTCGGTACGTTCCTGGGCCGCCCGCCCGTGGTGGAGAACACCGACGAGGAGTTCGACTGGCTGGAGGGGCTGACCGACGGCGTCAACGAAGTACTGACCAGCTCCGAGCGCCGGGCCCGGGCCGCGGCGGCCCGCGAGGCGGAGGAGCCGGAGGAGTATGCGCACGTCCTGGTGGACGAGGCGCAGGACCTCTCCCCCATGCAATGGCGGATGGTCACCCGGCGCGGCCCGCAGGCCAGCTGGACGATCGTTGGCGACCTCGCGCAGAGCTCGTGGCGGGACCCGGCCGAGGCCCAGGCCGCGATGGATTCGATGCTGTCGCACCTGCAGCGGCACACGTTCCGGCTGTCCACCAACTACCGGAACTCGGCCGAGATCTACGCGTTCGCCGGTGAGGTGATCCGGCAGTCGATCCCGGACGCCGACCTGCCGAACGCGGTCCGCAGTACCGGGGTCGAGCCGGAGCACCGGATCTTCGACGCGGGCAAGGTGGCCGAGGCCGCCGGCGACGCGGCCGCCGAACTGCTCCAGGTGGTCGAGGGGACCGTCGGGGTGATCGTCCCGCCGGCCCTGCGCGGGGCGGTCGACCCGGTGCTGGCCGAGCTCGGCGATCCGCGGGTCGTTGCCGTCAGCCCCTTGGACTCCAAGGGCCTGGAGTACGACGGTGTCGTGGTGGTCGAGCCGGATCGGATCGTCAGCGACACGCTCGGCGGCGTCCGCGCCCTGTACGTCGTGCTGACCCGGGCGACCCAGCGGCTGATCACCGTGAACAGCACGACCCGCTGGCTGCCCTAG